A genomic segment from Paramixta manurensis encodes:
- a CDS encoding DUF2231 domain-containing protein translates to MNTNVLSRRGSLATVIYELLNPIPYGFFIAALVFDIIYVYSTNVMWEKSASWLITLGLISAIIPRLINLFQVWVGHAWPQLSAVKIAFWLNVVAIIAAIFNAFVHSRDAYAVAPQNLIYSVITVACLLIAALLMSCSQTYSTGDRHE, encoded by the coding sequence ATGAATACAAATGTTCTATCGCGTCGCGGTTCGCTGGCGACGGTAATCTATGAATTACTCAATCCAATACCCTATGGTTTTTTTATTGCCGCGCTGGTCTTCGATATTATTTATGTCTATAGCACTAACGTGATGTGGGAAAAAAGCGCCAGTTGGCTAATTACACTGGGGCTTATTTCCGCCATTATTCCCCGCTTAATTAATCTCTTTCAGGTTTGGGTCGGTCACGCCTGGCCACAGCTTTCGGCGGTTAAAATCGCTTTCTGGTTAAATGTTGTGGCGATTATTGCCGCTATTTTTAATGCCTTTGTTCACAGCCGCGACGCTTATGCGGTCGCGCCGCAAAACCTTATTTACTCGGTTATTACCGTGGCCTGTTTGCTGATTGCCGCTTTGCTGATGTCTTGCAGCCAGACTTACTCAACAGGGGATCGCCATGAATAA
- a CDS encoding PQQ-dependent sugar dehydrogenase encodes MNKRFLMVPVAFALSLALSGCDEKAKLSPDQQIGPDPILPKAQDFLMPPMQVPAGVGWKADAQPKVAAGLKVEKMADGLLHPRQVYVLPNNDVLVVESNSPGTEPLTTPKQFIAGIVKNQSGKGGKGGNSITLLRKGDHGWEKHRFLENLHSPFGVQLIGNNLYVANTDSIMRYPYQAGETHISAPGTELADLPNTINHHWTKALLASPDGKKLYVGVGSNSNITENGQDVEYRRAKVLEVDVASGASRVFASGIRNPTGLQWEPQTGKLWAVVNERDEIGADLVPDYFTSVQDGGFYGWPWSYFGQHVDRRAMPPRPDMVAKAIKPDYALSSHVAPLGLWFYTGHLLPQKYQGGAFISEHGSWDRSPLNGYQVAYVAFKDGKPIGKPETVVSGFVSDDEKELYGAPVGLTQDNQGALIIADDVGNTIWRVSAQ; translated from the coding sequence ATGAATAAACGTTTCCTGATGGTTCCGGTAGCATTCGCGCTCTCGCTGGCACTGAGTGGCTGTGATGAAAAAGCGAAACTGTCACCCGATCAGCAAATTGGCCCGGACCCGATATTGCCGAAAGCGCAAGACTTCCTGATGCCGCCAATGCAAGTCCCTGCCGGGGTTGGCTGGAAAGCCGATGCGCAGCCAAAAGTGGCGGCGGGGCTAAAAGTGGAAAAAATGGCTGATGGCCTGCTGCACCCGCGCCAGGTCTATGTGCTGCCTAATAACGATGTTTTAGTGGTGGAGAGCAACAGTCCGGGAACCGAGCCGTTAACCACGCCGAAACAGTTTATTGCCGGTATCGTAAAAAATCAGTCCGGGAAAGGTGGGAAAGGCGGCAATAGCATTACGCTGCTGCGGAAAGGAGATCACGGCTGGGAAAAACACCGGTTTCTCGAAAATCTCCATTCACCGTTTGGCGTACAACTGATCGGTAATAATTTATATGTCGCCAATACCGATAGCATTATGCGCTATCCCTATCAGGCGGGAGAGACCCATATTAGCGCGCCGGGTACCGAACTGGCCGATCTACCGAATACCATTAACCACCACTGGACCAAGGCGCTGTTAGCCAGCCCGGATGGGAAAAAACTGTATGTTGGCGTCGGTTCGAACAGCAACATTACTGAAAATGGACAGGATGTTGAGTACCGCCGTGCGAAAGTGCTGGAAGTTGATGTTGCCAGCGGCGCCAGCCGGGTGTTCGCCAGCGGGATCCGTAACCCGACGGGGTTACAATGGGAACCACAGACCGGCAAACTCTGGGCGGTGGTAAATGAACGTGATGAAATTGGCGCTGACCTGGTGCCAGACTATTTCACCTCGGTGCAGGACGGTGGCTTTTACGGCTGGCCGTGGAGCTATTTCGGTCAGCATGTTGATCGCCGCGCCATGCCGCCACGTCCGGATATGGTCGCCAAAGCGATCAAGCCTGATTATGCGCTTAGCTCCCACGTCGCGCCGCTCGGATTGTGGTTCTATACCGGTCATCTATTGCCGCAGAAATACCAGGGCGGCGCGTTTATCAGCGAGCACGGCAGTTGGGATCGCTCGCCGCTCAATGGTTATCAAGTTGCGTATGTCGCCTTTAAAGACGGTAAACCGATTGGCAAACCTGAAACGGTGGTCAGCGGATTTGTTTCTGACGATGAGAAAGAGCTCTATGGCGCGCCGGTCGGCCTGACGCAGGATAACCAGGGCGCGTTAATTATCGCCGATGATGTCGGTAACACCATCTGGCGCGTCAGCGCGCAGTAA
- a CDS encoding iron-containing alcohol dehydrogenase family protein, with amino-acid sequence MLAIKSPRAYAHEVGLRARTGEFIKPYATHIRIFTSPQAWQAVNPELSQSLDANGIRWECEYLSGECTDDAIATLKNHVEQQQAELLLAIGGGRVLDTAKAVGSQLPDLKVVNFATVAATCAAWSPVAIIYTEQGGHVRSQPLAKMPELVLVDSEIIARSDVRYLQAGIVDALAKYYEFYPYQRHNPNDLALNLKVMTAQRALETYRQFGALAVAANQQQQVTPALVKVIDANIVLAGLANSVRDTLPTPGFAHAIHNRLTHQPELHHWLHGEKVGYSLLVQSLIENNAEPDAELLALLRQYAMPLQLPPLTGDRVATMRAIAEQIKFPSASAERLPFRISPAVLEQALLATDRTF; translated from the coding sequence GTGTTAGCGATCAAATCTCCGCGTGCCTACGCACATGAAGTGGGTTTGCGTGCACGCACCGGTGAGTTTATTAAGCCGTATGCCACGCATATCCGTATTTTTACTTCCCCGCAGGCTTGGCAGGCCGTGAACCCGGAATTAAGCCAAAGCTTAGATGCCAATGGAATTCGCTGGGAATGCGAATATCTGTCTGGTGAATGTACCGACGATGCGATTGCCACCCTCAAAAACCATGTTGAGCAACAGCAAGCCGAACTGCTGCTGGCGATTGGCGGCGGGCGCGTACTGGATACCGCCAAAGCGGTCGGTAGCCAATTGCCCGACCTGAAGGTCGTCAACTTCGCGACAGTAGCGGCAACCTGTGCGGCTTGGTCACCGGTAGCGATCATTTACACCGAGCAGGGCGGCCATGTGCGTAGCCAGCCGTTGGCCAAAATGCCCGAACTGGTATTGGTGGATAGCGAGATAATCGCCCGCAGCGACGTACGTTATCTGCAGGCCGGTATCGTTGATGCTTTGGCAAAATATTATGAGTTCTATCCTTACCAGCGTCACAACCCGAATGATTTAGCGCTGAACCTGAAAGTGATGACCGCGCAGCGGGCGCTGGAGACTTATCGTCAGTTTGGCGCGCTGGCGGTAGCGGCTAACCAGCAACAGCAGGTCACGCCGGCGTTGGTGAAAGTGATTGACGCCAATATCGTGTTGGCCGGTTTGGCGAACAGCGTGCGTGACACCTTGCCCACGCCGGGCTTTGCGCATGCGATTCATAATCGTCTGACCCATCAGCCTGAGCTTCATCACTGGCTACATGGCGAGAAAGTCGGTTACAGCCTGTTGGTGCAATCGCTAATTGAAAATAACGCTGAACCCGATGCGGAACTCTTGGCATTGTTGCGCCAGTATGCGATGCCGCTCCAGCTTCCGCCGCTAACTGGCGATCGCGTGGCGACCATGCGCGCTATCGCTGAACAAATCAAGTTCCCGTCCGCTAGCGCAGAACGCCTGCCGTTCCGTATTTCGCCAGCGGTACTGGAGCAAGCGTTATTGGCGACCGATCGCACCTTTTAA
- a CDS encoding LLM class flavin-dependent oxidoreductase: MDSSTPQRHLRLGLFVQPVGQHVSGWRLTEQLGDPTDIDWLITLAKKAEAGKFDLFFVGDALATSMYRLPSTMARLEPLTMLSALAVNTKRIGLAATASTTFSDPFTMARSFSSLDHISRGRAAWNVVTSFSTDVARNFSRSDMPNHAERYARAREFLEVAYKLWEGWEEGAVQPNKETGQYFIDDKIRPINHQGEHFQVQGPLNITRSPQGRPVIIEAGSSADGQKLAAETAEVVFTAAASLEEAQAFYRSQKDQVIAAGRNPDHVVIMPGVMPIIGRTRAEAQALWKDLNARVDIDNGLRQLSLRFNMDLSHYPLDGPVPEVPLGEGNQSRVKLMTELAKRENLTLRELAAVAAGSRGHRVIVGTAEDIADDFERWLAQGGADGFNIMPAIMPEQLDLFIECVIPELRSRGLFRDDYAFATLRENLGLPVV; this comes from the coding sequence ATGGACAGTTCAACCCCACAGCGTCACTTACGACTGGGCCTCTTTGTACAACCGGTAGGGCAACATGTCAGTGGCTGGCGTTTGACTGAGCAGCTGGGCGATCCCACCGATATTGACTGGCTGATTACCCTCGCGAAAAAAGCCGAAGCCGGTAAGTTTGACCTGTTTTTTGTCGGCGATGCCCTGGCAACCAGCATGTACCGCCTTCCTTCGACTATGGCGCGTCTGGAGCCGCTCACCATGCTGTCGGCGCTGGCGGTGAACACCAAACGCATTGGTCTGGCGGCAACCGCCTCCACCACCTTTAGCGATCCGTTCACCATGGCGCGTAGTTTCTCTTCGCTCGATCACATCAGCCGCGGGCGCGCCGCCTGGAATGTGGTGACCTCATTTTCTACCGATGTCGCGCGTAACTTTAGTCGCAGCGACATGCCGAATCATGCGGAACGCTATGCGCGGGCGCGTGAGTTTCTTGAAGTGGCCTATAAGCTGTGGGAAGGCTGGGAAGAGGGCGCGGTACAGCCGAACAAAGAGACCGGCCAATACTTTATTGATGACAAAATTCGGCCAATCAACCATCAAGGCGAACATTTCCAGGTTCAGGGGCCGTTGAATATTACCCGCTCGCCGCAGGGACGGCCGGTGATTATCGAAGCCGGTTCTTCTGCCGATGGGCAAAAATTGGCGGCCGAAACCGCCGAGGTGGTGTTTACCGCCGCGGCCAGCCTGGAAGAAGCGCAGGCCTTCTACCGTTCGCAAAAAGATCAGGTTATTGCCGCCGGGCGTAACCCGGACCATGTGGTGATTATGCCAGGCGTGATGCCGATTATTGGCCGCACACGCGCTGAAGCGCAGGCCCTGTGGAAAGATTTAAATGCGCGCGTCGATATCGATAATGGCCTACGCCAATTATCGCTACGTTTCAATATGGATCTCAGTCACTATCCGCTGGATGGCCCGGTACCGGAAGTTCCGTTGGGCGAAGGGAATCAGAGCCGGGTGAAACTGATGACCGAATTGGCGAAACGTGAAAATCTCACCCTACGCGAATTAGCGGCGGTCGCCGCCGGTTCACGAGGTCACCGCGTCATTGTCGGTACCGCCGAAGATATTGCCGATGATTTTGAGCGGTGGTTGGCGCAGGGCGGCGCGGATGGGTTCAATATCATGCCAGCGATTATGCCAGAGCAGCTAGACCTGTTTATTGAATGTGTGATCCCGGAGCTGCGCAGTCGTGGGCTGTTCCGCGATGACTACGCGTTCGCCACCCTCCGTGAAAACCTCGGTTTGCCGGTTGTGTAA
- a CDS encoding GNAT family N-acetyltransferase yields the protein MSLDFRQVREDEVETYLALMHAAYAPVKALGIHFDAASADREKAWLHLQRHGVYALYANGVMVSSITVRYPWGPLPGPFNLPHIGWFGAHPDYAGQRYGRQVQDLLEQQILIGQLRAPAVSLGTAINHPWLKEMYLKRGFQPMHTTDLGKGHITLYMKKVLNAAAHDAWLTRQAVS from the coding sequence ATGTCACTCGATTTTCGTCAGGTCAGAGAAGATGAGGTTGAAACTTATCTGGCGCTGATGCACGCCGCTTATGCGCCGGTAAAAGCGCTGGGCATTCACTTCGACGCCGCCAGCGCCGACCGCGAAAAAGCGTGGCTTCACCTGCAACGTCACGGGGTTTATGCGCTGTATGCAAATGGCGTGATGGTTTCCTCCATCACGGTGCGCTATCCGTGGGGGCCGCTACCGGGGCCGTTCAACTTACCGCATATTGGCTGGTTCGGCGCTCATCCTGACTATGCAGGCCAACGCTATGGTCGCCAGGTTCAGGATCTGCTGGAGCAGCAAATTCTGATTGGTCAGCTACGTGCGCCTGCGGTCTCGCTGGGTACCGCCATCAACCATCCGTGGCTAAAGGAGATGTACCTAAAACGCGGGTTTCAGCCGATGCATACCACCGACCTTGGTAAAGGCCACATTACCCTGTATATGAAAAAAGTACTGAATGCCGCCGCGCATGACGCCTGGCTGACGCGGCAGGCGGTATCCTGA
- a CDS encoding aminotransferase class I/II-fold pyridoxal phosphate-dependent enzyme, giving the protein MVTLSKRVQSVSLSANAAARQLTRQLKEQGVDIIDLTTGEPDFDTPAHIRHAAVVAMEAGETRYTPTNGTTPLRSAVKDKLARENNLTYELAQIAIANGAKQIIFNAFAATLNEGDEVIIPAPYWPTFPDSVRFNGGEAVVVACPLAQQYKLRPQQLAEAITPKTRWMVLNTPGNPSGMVYQRDELIALAAVLRDHPNVLIMLDELYEHILFDERQHVSLLHVAPDLAARTLLVGGVSKTYAMTGWRIGFGAGPQQLIDAMTVVQSQNSSGASAVSQAAAVAALNGGLAFLPAQRNAYQQRRDAIMALLSQIEGIEVLNPEGAFFIFCRCAGLLGKTRPDGKPLSSEQDVLNYLLEQGVSGVAGAAYGLSPYFRLSIATDIESVIRAGHRVVHACAALR; this is encoded by the coding sequence ATGGTCACTTTATCGAAGCGTGTACAGTCGGTGTCGCTTTCAGCCAATGCGGCGGCGCGTCAGTTGACGCGTCAGCTTAAAGAGCAGGGCGTGGATATTATCGATCTCACTACCGGCGAGCCGGATTTCGATACCCCGGCCCATATTCGTCATGCGGCGGTGGTGGCGATGGAGGCCGGGGAAACCCGCTATACGCCGACCAACGGCACTACGCCATTGCGTAGCGCAGTAAAAGACAAACTGGCGCGTGAAAATAACTTGACCTATGAGTTGGCGCAAATTGCGATTGCTAATGGCGCCAAGCAGATTATTTTTAACGCCTTCGCTGCGACGCTCAACGAGGGCGATGAGGTGATTATACCGGCGCCTTACTGGCCAACTTTTCCTGACAGCGTGCGTTTCAACGGCGGCGAAGCAGTGGTGGTAGCCTGCCCGCTGGCGCAGCAATATAAATTGCGACCGCAGCAGTTGGCCGAGGCCATCACGCCTAAAACACGCTGGATGGTGCTTAATACGCCGGGTAATCCTTCGGGCATGGTGTACCAGCGTGATGAGCTTATCGCGCTCGCCGCCGTGTTGCGAGACCATCCTAACGTATTGATTATGTTGGATGAGCTTTACGAGCACATCCTGTTTGATGAGCGTCAGCATGTGAGCCTGCTACATGTCGCGCCGGATTTGGCGGCGCGTACTCTGCTGGTGGGCGGGGTATCGAAAACCTACGCGATGACCGGCTGGCGCATTGGTTTTGGCGCCGGCCCGCAGCAATTAATTGATGCGATGACGGTGGTGCAGTCGCAAAACAGTTCCGGCGCCAGCGCCGTCAGCCAGGCGGCGGCGGTCGCCGCATTGAATGGTGGTCTGGCGTTTTTGCCCGCGCAGCGTAACGCTTACCAGCAGCGCCGTGACGCCATTATGGCATTGCTGAGCCAAATTGAAGGCATTGAGGTGCTGAACCCGGAGGGCGCCTTTTTTATCTTTTGCCGCTGTGCCGGTCTGTTGGGTAAAACCCGCCCGGATGGTAAGCCATTGAGCAGTGAACAAGATGTGCTGAACTATTTGTTGGAGCAGGGCGTTTCCGGCGTGGCGGGCGCGGCTTATGGTTTATCGCCATACTTTCGCCTGTCGATTGCCACCGATATTGAAAGCGTCATCCGGGCTGGACACCGCGTGGTGCATGCGTGTGCCGCATTGCGTTAA
- a CDS encoding MmgE/PrpD family protein: MTLTAALVERLVHSQPDAEAREAARVGVCDLLAVTWPVLQGQVPDSGLPALRTVYGDGSLRSNALLLGYAGHALDFDDFHPDFRGHPSVVILPALFAWLQQHPADVDTFLDAYIIGVEVAGRLGLAVSQQHYALGYHNTATLGTIAAAASLARLLQLDEIATASLLGIAATEASGLRAQFGSAVKPLHAGFAAERAVTAAQLTLAGIAGRPTGVIEAFITASSNQQASPEKLLADWGQPWRISTPGLEFKPFPTCAGTHSAAEATRILRRQWLAAGHSVEHLLDQIVGISVAFPPGGDIAASVRVPTDGIEARFSLEYVIAAMLMYDDLRLQDFAEGALNQAVMPLAAKVRRVPDPAAPPDTLNPALRFHQVTLTLRDGTQLSQRRTRQQSLADPVDVAGKLHLALQQETPARQQQLLQCSTLRSTSDLNVLLHFLRV; this comes from the coding sequence ATGACATTAACCGCCGCGCTGGTTGAACGTCTGGTTCATAGCCAACCCGATGCCGAGGCGCGCGAAGCTGCGCGGGTCGGCGTTTGCGATCTGCTGGCGGTCACCTGGCCTGTCTTACAAGGTCAGGTACCGGATAGCGGTTTACCCGCCTTACGCACGGTATATGGCGATGGCAGCCTACGCAGCAATGCGCTACTGCTTGGCTATGCGGGCCATGCTTTAGATTTTGATGATTTTCATCCTGACTTTCGTGGCCATCCCAGCGTCGTGATTTTACCCGCGCTGTTTGCCTGGCTGCAGCAGCACCCTGCCGATGTCGATACTTTTCTCGACGCCTATATCATCGGGGTAGAAGTAGCCGGTCGTCTCGGCCTCGCCGTTAGCCAGCAGCATTACGCGTTGGGTTACCACAATACGGCGACACTCGGCACGATTGCCGCCGCTGCCTCGTTGGCGCGTTTGTTACAGCTCGACGAAATTGCCACCGCTTCCCTGCTGGGGATTGCCGCTACCGAGGCAAGCGGTTTGCGCGCGCAGTTTGGCTCCGCGGTGAAACCCCTGCACGCCGGTTTTGCCGCCGAACGCGCGGTTACCGCCGCACAGCTAACATTAGCCGGAATCGCTGGCCGACCGACAGGCGTGATTGAGGCGTTTATCACTGCCAGTAGCAATCAACAGGCATCCCCGGAAAAATTACTGGCGGATTGGGGGCAGCCATGGCGTATCAGCACGCCGGGGTTAGAATTTAAACCTTTCCCGACCTGCGCCGGTACGCACAGCGCGGCAGAGGCAACGCGTATTTTACGCCGCCAGTGGCTGGCTGCGGGTCACTCGGTTGAACATCTGTTGGATCAGATTGTCGGGATTAGCGTCGCTTTTCCGCCTGGCGGCGACATCGCGGCGTCGGTACGTGTTCCCACCGACGGTATCGAAGCACGTTTCAGCCTGGAGTATGTGATTGCCGCCATGCTGATGTATGACGATCTCCGACTGCAAGATTTTGCTGAAGGCGCACTGAACCAGGCAGTGATGCCGCTGGCTGCCAAAGTACGCCGCGTACCGGACCCCGCCGCGCCGCCGGACACACTTAATCCGGCGTTACGCTTTCATCAAGTGACGCTAACCTTGCGCGATGGCACGCAACTCTCGCAACGACGTACACGCCAGCAATCACTGGCGGACCCGGTTGATGTCGCGGGTAAACTGCATCTGGCGCTGCAACAGGAAACGCCAGCGCGTCAGCAACAATTGTTGCAGTGCAGCACACTACGCTCGACGTCTGATTTGAACGTCTTGCTCCATTTTCTTCGCGTT
- a CDS encoding CidA/LrgA family protein yields MVNAFALLIVAQLIGELLRRLLHLPLPGPVIGMFILALAIIFRGGSKSIDQPDNALKKVAEGLIGNMGILFVPAGVGIITEGGLLRTYWLPILIGLVCSTILGMLATALVIHHLSRREKTTPEPMALRRHP; encoded by the coding sequence ATGGTGAATGCGTTTGCTTTACTGATCGTTGCTCAACTGATCGGTGAATTATTACGTCGGCTATTACATCTACCGCTACCTGGCCCGGTCATTGGCATGTTTATTCTTGCATTGGCAATTATCTTTCGCGGCGGAAGTAAAAGCATCGACCAACCCGATAATGCGCTGAAAAAAGTTGCCGAAGGATTGATCGGTAATATGGGCATTCTTTTTGTTCCTGCCGGAGTAGGCATTATTACCGAAGGAGGGCTGCTCCGAACCTATTGGTTACCCATACTGATTGGGCTGGTCTGTTCAACTATTCTCGGGATGTTAGCGACGGCGCTGGTGATACACCATTTATCGCGGCGTGAGAAAACGACGCCTGAACCGATGGCGTTGCGGAGGCACCCATAA
- a CDS encoding amidohydrolase, whose translation MSDLNYQALGEQLVAFRHELHRFPELSNQEFETTERIRQQLEKYQIRVLPFSLETGLVAEVGPQNGRLVVLRCDIDALPIDEQTELSYRSQRAGVMHACGHDFHSSAALGAAILLKQQEASLPGRVRILFQAAEETGQGAPQVIAAGALKDARVIFGIHNDPSLPAGVIGSKAGPLTAAVDRFDITVTGTGSHAAKPHQGNDPVVIAAQIVAAAQTLISRNVSSADNAVVSITQIHSGSSWNVIPDSAWLEGTVRSFSQSARERIEQRFRELVEGIGAAFAAEVRFNWHAGPPSVVNDAYWADFALQQATESGFDARVVEASPIGEDFAFYQQQLPGAFMMIGTGEPYALHHPAFRVNDEVLFPTSRYLANLAVAALHNLQSTQP comes from the coding sequence ATGAGCGATCTTAATTACCAGGCGTTAGGCGAACAACTCGTTGCCTTTCGCCACGAGTTACACCGTTTTCCTGAGCTCTCTAATCAAGAGTTTGAAACGACCGAGCGCATTCGCCAACAGCTGGAAAAGTATCAGATTCGGGTTCTGCCGTTCTCGCTGGAAACCGGTTTAGTGGCAGAAGTGGGCCCGCAAAATGGCCGATTAGTGGTGCTGCGTTGTGATATTGACGCGCTCCCTATCGACGAACAAACCGAGTTGAGCTATCGCTCACAGCGCGCGGGCGTGATGCACGCCTGTGGTCACGATTTCCATAGCTCGGCGGCGCTGGGTGCCGCTATTTTACTGAAACAGCAGGAGGCAAGCCTGCCGGGCCGGGTTCGCATTTTGTTTCAGGCTGCGGAAGAAACCGGTCAGGGCGCGCCGCAAGTGATTGCCGCTGGCGCATTGAAAGACGCGCGAGTTATTTTCGGTATCCATAACGATCCGTCGCTCCCCGCGGGCGTCATTGGCAGTAAAGCCGGGCCTTTAACCGCGGCGGTTGACCGTTTCGACATCACCGTTACCGGCACCGGCAGCCATGCCGCTAAACCTCATCAGGGCAACGATCCGGTTGTGATTGCCGCACAGATCGTCGCCGCCGCCCAAACGCTGATCAGCCGCAATGTCTCTTCCGCCGATAACGCCGTGGTCTCGATTACACAGATTCATAGCGGAAGTAGCTGGAATGTTATCCCTGATAGCGCCTGGCTGGAAGGAACGGTGCGCTCCTTTTCACAAAGCGCGCGTGAACGCATTGAGCAACGCTTTCGCGAACTGGTAGAGGGTATTGGCGCCGCCTTTGCGGCGGAAGTCCGCTTTAACTGGCATGCCGGGCCGCCATCGGTGGTGAATGATGCCTACTGGGCGGATTTTGCGTTGCAGCAGGCGACAGAAAGCGGTTTTGACGCGCGGGTGGTGGAAGCCAGCCCGATTGGCGAAGACTTTGCCTTTTACCAACAGCAACTCCCCGGCGCGTTTATGATGATTGGTACCGGCGAACCCTATGCGCTGCATCATCCGGCCTTTCGGGTCAATGATGAGGTGCTGTTCCCCACATCACGCTATCTCGCCAATCTGGCGGTAGCGGCATTGCATAACCTGCAGAGTACTCAGCCATGA